The following coding sequences are from one Caloranaerobacter sp. TR13 window:
- a CDS encoding MATE family efflux transporter, with amino-acid sequence MEVIKDANRKVVDKASVDKNLTRQTIRLAFPAIMEMLMQTLLGFADMAMVGSLGASAIAAIGISDMPIMTALTFFAAISVGTTALVARFIGAKDIKKANDVAKQALIISLILAVFFSLLGQLLAKKVVVLMGAKADVISQATEYFKIVSLSFPFMIIGIIMSGVFRGTGDTKTPMYVNGISNIINIVGNFFLIYHTRIIDLSIPVINKSIFIKIPGAGLEVSGAAISTAFARSFAGLLIFLIIIKGKGKLKVNIKENNKIDFQIIKRIFNIGIPAAIEQFFMRFGQLLFFRIVTSLGTTMIAAHRITLTAESISFMPGFGFALAATTLVGQYLGAENPKLAQKSGYIAVKMASIVMGIFGLFFFIWPDIFLMIFTRDKEILDSARWCLRIVAISQPFLAGVMGFAGGLRGAGDTKWVLIITFTGIWGIRLTLAYLFVIVLNFGLIGAWIAMSIDLIIRGLLLFIRFRSGRWKSIQV; translated from the coding sequence GTGGAAGTCATAAAAGATGCCAATAGAAAAGTTGTGGACAAAGCATCAGTAGATAAAAATTTAACTAGACAAACTATTAGATTAGCTTTTCCTGCAATTATGGAAATGTTGATGCAAACTTTACTAGGTTTTGCTGATATGGCTATGGTCGGAAGCCTTGGAGCTTCAGCAATTGCTGCTATTGGTATAAGCGATATGCCTATAATGACTGCATTGACATTTTTTGCAGCAATAAGCGTTGGTACTACAGCTTTAGTTGCAAGATTTATTGGAGCTAAAGATATCAAAAAAGCAAATGATGTAGCTAAACAAGCATTGATTATTAGTTTGATATTAGCAGTTTTTTTTAGTCTTTTAGGTCAATTATTAGCTAAAAAGGTAGTAGTTTTAATGGGGGCAAAAGCAGATGTAATCTCACAAGCAACAGAGTATTTTAAAATTGTAAGTTTGTCATTTCCTTTTATGATTATAGGTATAATAATGAGTGGTGTTTTTAGAGGAACAGGAGATACTAAGACACCTATGTATGTAAATGGTATTTCAAATATAATAAATATAGTTGGTAACTTTTTCTTGATTTACCATACCCGAATAATAGACCTAAGTATTCCTGTTATAAATAAAAGTATATTTATTAAAATACCAGGTGCTGGTTTAGAAGTTAGTGGTGCAGCTATTTCTACGGCTTTTGCTAGAAGTTTTGCTGGCTTATTAATCTTTTTAATTATTATTAAAGGTAAAGGCAAATTAAAAGTTAATATTAAAGAGAATAATAAAATTGATTTTCAGATTATTAAACGTATTTTTAATATTGGAATACCTGCTGCAATAGAACAGTTTTTTATGAGATTTGGACAGCTTTTGTTTTTTAGAATAGTAACAAGCCTCGGTACAACAATGATAGCGGCACATAGAATCACATTAACTGCTGAATCAATATCATTTATGCCAGGTTTTGGATTTGCATTAGCAGCAACCACATTAGTAGGTCAGTATTTAGGGGCTGAAAATCCTAAATTAGCACAGAAAAGTGGATATATAGCTGTAAAGATGGCTTCCATAGTGATGGGTATATTTGGGCTTTTTTTCTTTATTTGGCCTGATATATTTTTAATGATTTTTACAAGAGATAAGGAAATATTAGATAGTGCAAGATGGTGTCTTAGAATTGTTGCTATATCACAACCTTTCCTAGCAGGTGTAATGGGATTTGCTGGTGGATTAAGAGGTGCAGGAGATACTAAATGGGTACTTATAATTACTTTTACCGGTATTTGGGGAATAAGGCTTACATTAGCATACTTATTTGTAATAGTTTTAAATTTTGGACTAATTGGTGCTTGGATAGCCATGAGTATTGATTTGATTATAAGAGGACTTCTATTATTTATTAGATTTAGATCTGGAAGATGGAAAAGCATACAAGTATAA